A single Curtobacterium sp. MCSS17_015 DNA region contains:
- a CDS encoding lysophospholipid acyltransferase family protein has product MTGSSKSATVLGRAVVAPLARLLWRPQVVGRKNVPKRGAVILASNHRSFIDSPTITLLAPRKVSFLAKQEYFTGTGFRGAMSRAFFSGIGAIGVERGAGAAAQHALDLGLARLEAGEAFAIYPEGTRSLDGRLYKGRTGVAWLALTSGAPVVPVALTGTEDVQPVGSRMPRLARVRIEFGEPLDLSSFGAASSGRARRQATDAVTAAIQALSGQELAGAYNEPPATIVERVKRMLHHDDRGGEVEPD; this is encoded by the coding sequence GTGACCGGTTCGTCGAAGTCCGCCACCGTGCTCGGTCGTGCCGTGGTGGCGCCGCTCGCACGACTGCTCTGGCGGCCACAGGTCGTCGGTCGGAAGAACGTCCCGAAGCGCGGCGCGGTCATCCTCGCGAGCAACCACCGCTCCTTCATCGACTCCCCGACGATCACGCTGCTCGCTCCCCGTAAGGTGTCGTTCCTCGCGAAGCAGGAGTACTTCACCGGTACGGGCTTCCGCGGTGCCATGTCCCGCGCGTTCTTCTCCGGCATCGGCGCGATCGGCGTCGAGCGCGGTGCGGGTGCTGCGGCTCAGCACGCCCTCGACCTCGGCCTCGCGCGGCTCGAGGCGGGGGAGGCCTTCGCGATCTACCCCGAGGGCACCCGGTCCCTCGACGGCCGCCTGTACAAGGGGAGGACCGGCGTCGCCTGGTTGGCGCTGACGAGCGGGGCGCCCGTGGTGCCCGTCGCCCTGACCGGCACCGAGGACGTCCAGCCCGTCGGTTCACGGATGCCGCGGTTGGCCCGGGTCCGCATCGAGTTCGGGGAGCCACTCGACCTGTCGTCGTTCGGCGCCGCGAGCTCGGGACGGGCTCGACGGCAGGCGACCGATGCGGTGACGGCGGCGATCCAGGCGCTGAGCGGACAGGAACTGGCCGGTGCCTACAACGAACCGCCGGCGACGATCGTCGAGCGGGTCAAGCGCATGCTCCACCACGATGACCGCGGTGGCGAGGTCGAGCCGGACTGA
- a CDS encoding NAD(P)-dependent oxidoreductase, with product MARTSRGEETTVRVSVLGTGAMGAGVAQSLLRAGHDVTVWNRTVERARPLGEHGATVVDDVADAVSDAQVVMLTLFDTDAVVDVLEQAAGDAPQDAVWVQASTIGVAGTETVVQLAGKYGITLVEAMMLGTKAPAEQGKLTMLVAGADAPVSVVDPVLDAVSAKVVRAGDRVGEGTALKLAANAWIASITAATGQSLAIAAALGLDPQLFLQAIEGSASDSAYAHTKGAAMIARDFPAQFALDGLRKDIGLITDAARGAGVDTTLLDALGRVYAEASAAGHGGDDIAAVGTAF from the coding sequence GTGGCGCGGACGTCACGCGGTGAGGAGACCACGGTGCGGGTGTCGGTGTTGGGGACCGGAGCGATGGGGGCGGGTGTCGCGCAGTCGTTGCTCCGCGCCGGGCACGACGTCACGGTGTGGAACCGCACGGTGGAGCGTGCCCGACCGCTCGGGGAACACGGCGCGACCGTCGTCGACGACGTCGCCGATGCCGTCTCCGACGCCCAGGTCGTCATGTTGACCCTGTTCGACACCGATGCCGTGGTCGACGTCCTCGAGCAGGCGGCCGGTGACGCCCCGCAGGACGCCGTGTGGGTGCAGGCGTCCACGATCGGCGTCGCCGGTACCGAGACCGTGGTGCAGCTCGCCGGGAAGTACGGGATCACCCTGGTGGAGGCCATGATGCTCGGCACGAAGGCCCCCGCGGAGCAAGGGAAGCTGACGATGCTCGTGGCCGGAGCCGATGCGCCGGTGTCCGTCGTCGATCCCGTGCTCGACGCGGTGAGCGCCAAGGTCGTCCGCGCGGGAGACCGCGTCGGCGAAGGGACGGCGCTCAAGCTCGCTGCGAACGCGTGGATCGCGTCCATCACCGCGGCCACAGGGCAGTCGCTGGCGATCGCCGCGGCGCTCGGGCTCGACCCGCAGCTCTTCCTCCAGGCGATCGAGGGCTCGGCGAGCGACTCCGCCTACGCCCACACGAAGGGGGCGGCCATGATCGCCCGTGACTTCCCGGCGCAGTTCGCGCTCGACGGGCTGCGGAAGGACATCGGCCTCATCACGGACGCGGCCCGAGGTGCGGGCGTCGACACGACCCTGCTCGACGCCCTCGGTCGGGTGTACGCCGAGGCG
- a CDS encoding CPBP family intramembrane glutamic endopeptidase: protein MSVPYHRLPRVDANWRWWRPLVALAVFLGFYVLSQIVIGIAYLVPIATQRGPEGLDDLLTKLSEGALDPTDPLVLSMSLVSLVVLLPAIMLSTRIARLGPYGLLSSIRLRVRWGWLGWCLLPLLVLGIVMFLLQSWGMFVFDAGLHWNTAAIGQSTVSVQTLTVTILLVVLLVPFQAAAEEYVFRGFLMQTIGSWIPVRVVSTVVAVGVSTVLFAVLHVPNGYNIWGILDVGSFGLVAAVIVLRTGGLEATVLQHALNNIMIFVLQAPGWSEIDLTGEGSQGTPAGFLVTLATSLGYWGLIELMAHWRRLDRRFPGQEAPRFHGPAPRWAGGRQWLRPGGPGWSGAPALGDGSVTSGDPALVGASAGAGAGVGSGAGTGAGARSSVSAPASGSEEGAGTGAEAVPVEKSGGVGPRP, encoded by the coding sequence GTGAGTGTTCCCTACCACCGGTTGCCCCGTGTCGACGCGAACTGGCGGTGGTGGCGCCCGCTCGTGGCGCTGGCGGTGTTCCTCGGCTTCTACGTGCTGTCGCAGATCGTCATCGGGATCGCCTACCTCGTGCCGATCGCGACGCAGCGCGGCCCGGAGGGGCTGGACGACCTGCTGACGAAGCTGTCCGAGGGGGCGCTCGACCCGACGGACCCGCTCGTGTTGTCGATGTCGCTCGTGTCCCTCGTGGTGCTCCTGCCGGCGATCATGCTGTCGACGAGGATCGCGCGGCTCGGTCCGTACGGGTTGCTGTCCTCGATCCGGCTGCGGGTCCGGTGGGGCTGGCTCGGCTGGTGCCTGCTGCCGCTGCTGGTGCTCGGTATCGTCATGTTCCTGCTCCAGTCGTGGGGCATGTTCGTGTTCGATGCCGGTCTGCACTGGAACACCGCCGCGATCGGTCAGTCCACCGTGTCGGTGCAGACGCTGACCGTGACGATCCTGCTGGTCGTCCTGCTCGTGCCGTTCCAGGCAGCGGCCGAGGAGTACGTCTTCCGCGGGTTCCTCATGCAGACCATCGGCTCGTGGATCCCGGTGCGGGTGGTCAGCACGGTCGTGGCGGTCGGGGTGTCGACCGTGCTGTTCGCCGTCCTGCACGTGCCGAACGGCTACAACATCTGGGGCATCCTCGACGTCGGCTCGTTCGGGCTCGTCGCGGCGGTCATCGTGCTCCGGACCGGCGGGCTCGAGGCGACGGTGCTCCAGCACGCGCTCAACAACATCATGATCTTCGTGCTGCAGGCACCGGGATGGTCGGAGATCGACCTGACCGGAGAGGGCTCGCAGGGGACCCCTGCCGGGTTCCTCGTCACCCTCGCGACCTCGCTCGGCTACTGGGGACTCATCGAGCTGATGGCGCACTGGCGCCGCCTGGACCGTCGGTTCCCGGGGCAGGAAGCCCCGCGGTTCCACGGACCGGCACCGCGCTGGGCCGGCGGGCGGCAGTGGCTCCGGCCGGGAGGCCCGGGCTGGTCGGGTGCGCCGGCGCTCGGTGACGGGTCGGTCACCTCCGGCGACCCGGCGCTGGTCGGTGCCAGTGCCGGTGCCGGTGCCGGTGTCGGTTCCGGCGCCGGTACGGGCGCCGGTGCGCGATCGTCCGTGTCCGCGCCCGCCTCCGGTTCTGAGGAGGGGGCCGGGACTGGAGCTGAGGCTGTCCCTGTGGAGAAGTCCGGTGGTGTCGGACCGCGGCCGTAG
- the recQ gene encoding DNA helicase RecQ, which translates to MSTTAPAPESAGTRSAALDVLHRVWGYDAFRGEQAAIIERVVAGGDALVLMPTGGGKSLCYQVPSLVRDGIGVVVSPLIALMQDQVDALAANGVRAAFLNSTQGPDERARVERDVVTGQVDMLYLAPERLKIESTRALLDRARIALFAIDEAHCVAQWGHDFRPDYLELSVLHERWPTVPRIALTATATPQTHREISARLGLDDAAHFVADFDRPNIQYRIEPKTGALQQLLTFIRTEHSGDAGIVYCLSRNSVERTAAALVEQGIAALPYHAGLDARVRERNQAQFLREDGIVMVATIAFGMGIDKPDVRFVAHLDLPKSVEGYYQETGRAGRDGLPSTAWLAYGLNDVVQQRRMIDQSEGDAAHRRQLSAHLDAMLALCETVECRRVRLLAYFGQESTACGNCDTCLAPPESWDGTVPAQKLLSTIVRLDRERGQRYGVAHLVDILTGKQSPRVQELRHDTLATFGIGQDLSDADWKAVARQLLAQGYVAVSGDGYGTLVLSPTSADVLAGRVDVRMRRDPVKAPRAGRSRRSAVVSDMPQEAMPLFESLRQWRAGQAREQGVPAYVVFNDATLRGIAAVRPSDLDELSEISGVGAAKLESYGRAVLDVVAAAV; encoded by the coding sequence ATGAGCACCACCGCGCCCGCGCCCGAGTCGGCGGGCACCCGTTCCGCCGCCCTCGACGTGCTGCACCGGGTGTGGGGGTACGACGCCTTCCGTGGTGAACAGGCCGCCATCATCGAGCGCGTCGTCGCCGGCGGGGACGCGCTCGTGCTCATGCCGACCGGCGGCGGCAAGTCGCTCTGCTACCAGGTGCCCTCGCTCGTCCGCGACGGCATCGGGGTGGTCGTCTCGCCGCTCATCGCCCTCATGCAGGACCAGGTCGACGCCCTGGCCGCGAACGGTGTCCGGGCCGCCTTCCTCAACTCGACGCAGGGGCCGGACGAGCGTGCGCGGGTGGAGCGGGACGTCGTCACCGGGCAGGTCGACATGCTCTACCTGGCACCCGAGCGGCTGAAGATCGAGTCGACCCGCGCGTTGCTCGACCGGGCCCGGATCGCGCTCTTCGCCATCGACGAAGCGCACTGCGTGGCGCAGTGGGGGCACGACTTCCGACCGGACTACCTCGAGCTGAGCGTCCTGCACGAGCGCTGGCCGACCGTGCCCCGGATCGCGCTGACCGCCACCGCGACGCCGCAGACCCACCGCGAGATCTCCGCCCGCCTCGGACTCGACGACGCCGCGCACTTCGTCGCGGACTTCGACCGGCCGAACATCCAGTACCGGATCGAACCGAAGACCGGCGCACTGCAGCAGCTCCTCACGTTCATCCGGACCGAGCACAGCGGCGACGCCGGCATCGTGTACTGCCTGTCACGCAACTCGGTCGAGCGCACCGCAGCGGCCCTGGTCGAGCAGGGCATCGCCGCCCTGCCGTACCACGCTGGTCTCGATGCCCGGGTGCGGGAGCGCAACCAGGCGCAGTTCCTCCGCGAGGACGGCATCGTCATGGTGGCCACGATCGCGTTCGGCATGGGCATTGACAAGCCCGACGTCCGCTTCGTCGCGCACCTCGACCTGCCGAAGTCGGTCGAGGGCTACTACCAGGAGACCGGTCGTGCCGGGCGCGACGGTCTGCCCTCGACCGCCTGGCTGGCGTACGGCCTCAACGACGTCGTGCAGCAGCGCCGCATGATCGACCAGTCCGAAGGCGATGCGGCGCACCGACGGCAGCTCAGCGCCCACCTCGACGCCATGCTCGCCCTCTGCGAGACGGTCGAGTGCCGCCGCGTCCGCCTGCTCGCGTACTTCGGGCAGGAGTCCACCGCCTGCGGCAACTGCGACACGTGCCTGGCCCCGCCGGAGTCGTGGGACGGGACCGTCCCGGCGCAGAAGCTGCTGTCGACGATCGTGCGGCTCGACCGCGAACGCGGGCAGCGGTACGGCGTGGCACACCTCGTCGACATCCTGACGGGCAAGCAGTCGCCGCGGGTGCAGGAGCTCCGGCACGACACCCTCGCCACGTTCGGCATCGGGCAGGACCTGTCCGACGCCGACTGGAAGGCGGTCGCCCGGCAACTCCTCGCTCAGGGGTACGTGGCGGTGTCGGGCGACGGGTACGGCACCCTCGTCCTCAGCCCGACGAGCGCCGACGTCCTCGCCGGCCGGGTCGACGTCCGGATGCGTCGCGACCCGGTGAAGGCCCCGCGCGCCGGTCGGTCCCGACGCAGCGCCGTCGTGTCCGACATGCCGCAGGAAGCCATGCCGCTCTTCGAGTCGTTGCGGCAGTGGCGAGCCGGTCAGGCGCGTGAGCAAGGAGTCCCGGCCTACGTGGTGTTCAACGACGCCACCCTGCGGGGGATCGCTGCCGTCAGACCGTCCGATCTCGACGAACTGTCCGAGATTTCCGGCGTCGGTGCGGCGAAGCTCGAGTCCTACGGGCGGGCCGTCCTCGACGTCGTGGCTGCCGCCGTCTGA